A genomic stretch from Leptotrichia sp. HSP-536 includes:
- the rfaE2 gene encoding D-glycero-beta-D-manno-heptose 1-phosphate adenylyltransferase: MRKEIVRLQKAGKKVVFTNGVFDILHVGHLTYLEEARNLGDILVVGVNSDVSVKVNKGDKRPINSETNRAFVLLGTKFVDYTVIFNEKTPEKLLDILKPDIHVKGGDYQKEDLPETKIVEKNGGEVKILSFVDNISTTEIINKIIEIYKK, from the coding sequence ATGAGAAAAGAAATAGTGAGATTGCAGAAGGCTGGGAAAAAGGTAGTTTTTACTAACGGAGTTTTTGATATTTTACATGTTGGGCATTTGACTTATCTGGAGGAAGCTAGAAATTTAGGCGATATTTTGGTTGTTGGCGTAAATAGCGATGTTTCGGTTAAAGTGAACAAGGGAGATAAAAGACCGATAAACAGTGAAACAAATAGAGCTTTTGTGCTTTTGGGCACAAAATTTGTAGATTATACAGTAATTTTTAACGAAAAAACACCAGAAAAACTGCTAGATATTTTAAAGCCAGATATTCACGTAAAAGGTGGAGATTACCAAAAAGAAGATTTGCCAGAAACAAAAATTGTGGAAAAAAATGGCGGAGAAGTAAAGATTTTATCCTTTGTGGATAACATTTCCACAACGGAGATTATTAATAAGATTATAGAAATATATAAAAAATAA
- the tsaE gene encoding tRNA (adenosine(37)-N6)-threonylcarbamoyltransferase complex ATPase subunit type 1 TsaE, whose amino-acid sequence MKNKILTFDKIDKLAKNLAEKLRNGGCLGLIGDLGAGKTTFTKKICECYNITENVKSPTFTYVIEYSSGDVPVYHFDVYRINDSEEIYEIGFEDYIGEDGSVVIIEWADKILDEMPEDTVFVEINHYSDTAREVSVYTLENGKKVNFEIE is encoded by the coding sequence ATGAAAAATAAAATATTAACATTTGATAAGATAGATAAATTAGCAAAAAATTTAGCAGAAAAATTAAGAAATGGAGGCTGTCTAGGACTTATTGGAGATTTGGGAGCGGGGAAGACTACGTTTACTAAGAAGATTTGTGAATGTTATAATATTACAGAGAATGTAAAAAGTCCAACATTTACTTATGTGATTGAGTATAGTTCTGGGGATGTACCAGTATATCATTTTGATGTTTATAGAATTAATGATTCTGAGGAAATTTATGAGATTGGGTTTGAGGATTATATTGGGGAAGATGGAAGTGTTGTGATTATTGAGTGGGCGGATAAGATTTTGGATGAAATGCCTGAAGATACGGTGTTTGTTGAGATAAATCATTATTCAGATACTGCTCGTGAAGTTTCAGTTTATACACTTGAAAATGGAAAGAAAGTAAATTTTGAAATTGAATAA
- the tsaB gene encoding tRNA (adenosine(37)-N6)-threonylcarbamoyltransferase complex dimerization subunit type 1 TsaB, giving the protein MLIFAITTTTKLAGLSLYENDKLLGEMHVEMAKTHSTTILEQIDSLLKWTGKKLDEIENVLVSIGPGSFTGVRIAISVVKGLFFGRNVNFYEVNELDALGFQAYYNLEKNSENNENVKIYSLIDSRKEKVYYAVYKILQKKGNFENENGENKLKLEMVKSYEVSKLDKIIEEIIENSKIDKKVYMIGDAIFNYKEKILDKLGNYIKIFEDKNLKINTMTFVQMFLDENLKNADVMRKTDIFNLKPDYLEKSQAERDKK; this is encoded by the coding sequence ATGTTGATATTTGCGATAACGACTACAACTAAGCTGGCTGGACTGTCGCTTTATGAGAATGATAAACTGCTAGGGGAAATGCATGTGGAAATGGCAAAAACACATTCTACTACGATTTTGGAGCAGATTGACAGCCTTCTGAAATGGACAGGGAAAAAGCTGGATGAAATTGAAAATGTGCTGGTTTCGATAGGACCTGGTTCGTTCACTGGAGTTCGAATTGCGATTTCGGTTGTAAAAGGGCTATTTTTTGGACGGAATGTGAATTTTTATGAGGTAAATGAGTTGGATGCGCTTGGATTTCAGGCTTATTATAATTTAGAAAAAAATTCTGAAAATAATGAGAATGTGAAAATATATTCATTGATTGATTCCCGAAAAGAAAAAGTTTATTATGCTGTTTATAAGATTTTGCAAAAAAAAGGGAATTTTGAAAATGAAAATGGAGAAAATAAATTAAAATTGGAAATGGTGAAAAGTTATGAAGTTTCCAAACTTGACAAAATTATTGAAGAAATAATTGAAAATAGCAAAATTGATAAAAAAGTGTATATGATTGGTGATGCAATTTTTAATTATAAGGAAAAAATATTGGATAAATTGGGAAATTATATAAAAATATTTGAAGATAAAAATTTAAAAATTAATACAATGACATTTGTACAGATGTTTTTAGATGAAAATTTGAAAAATGCCGATGTGATGAGAAAAACTGATATTTTTAATCTGAAGCCAGATTATTTGGAAAAATCACAGGCGGAAAGGGATAAAAAATAA
- the pta gene encoding phosphate acetyltransferase, whose protein sequence is MNTLMETLKEKAKTLNKTIILPESEDERVLKATERIITEGIAKIALVGNEKTLKEKAEKIGVSLEGAIFYNPNSCATIDAMSELLKKRRAKKGMTFETAKAILMSDPRYFASMLVHQGRVDGMVAGSNSPTAHVLRAAIHVVGPKPGLKTVSSSFVMITNTHEFGDKGTFIFSDGGVIPDPTAMQLADIAISAAEKAKFTAGIKEPKVAFLSFSTKGSADGVSVSKVREAIEILKVRNVDFDFDGELQLDAAIIPEVAAAKAPDSKVAGQANVLIFPDLDSGNIGYKLTQRLAKAKALGPLIQGLARPVHDLSRGCSVEDIVEVVAITAVESEM, encoded by the coding sequence ATGAACACATTGATGGAAACTTTGAAAGAAAAAGCAAAAACATTGAACAAGACGATTATTTTGCCAGAATCAGAAGACGAAAGAGTATTAAAAGCGACTGAGAGAATTATTACGGAAGGAATTGCTAAAATAGCTCTGGTTGGGAATGAAAAAACATTGAAGGAAAAAGCAGAAAAAATTGGAGTTTCATTGGAAGGAGCGATATTTTACAATCCTAATTCGTGCGCTACAATTGATGCAATGTCAGAACTTTTGAAAAAAAGAAGGGCAAAGAAAGGTATGACATTTGAGACAGCAAAGGCGATACTTATGTCAGATCCAAGATACTTTGCATCTATGCTAGTTCATCAGGGAAGAGTGGACGGAATGGTGGCAGGTTCGAATTCTCCCACAGCGCATGTGTTAAGAGCTGCAATTCACGTAGTTGGACCTAAACCTGGATTAAAAACTGTATCAAGCTCATTTGTTATGATAACGAATACACATGAATTTGGAGATAAAGGAACATTTATTTTTTCAGATGGCGGGGTAATCCCTGATCCTACAGCTATGCAGCTTGCGGACATTGCTATTTCTGCAGCGGAAAAAGCTAAATTTACTGCTGGAATAAAAGAGCCAAAAGTGGCATTTTTGTCATTTTCTACAAAAGGAAGTGCTGATGGAGTGTCTGTAAGTAAAGTAAGAGAAGCTATAGAAATTCTAAAAGTCAGAAATGTTGATTTTGATTTTGACGGGGAATTACAGCTGGATGCTGCAATTATTCCTGAAGTGGCGGCTGCAAAAGCACCTGATTCAAAGGTAGCAGGACAAGCAAATGTATTGATTTTTCCTGATTTGGATTCAGGAAACATTGGTTACAAATTGACACAGAGATTGGCAAAGGCAAAAGCATTGGGACCATTAATTCAAGGATTGGCAAGACCAGTTCATGATTTA